Within Mucilaginibacter inviolabilis, the genomic segment ACACGCGTCATTGCGAACGAAGTGTGGCAATCCCTTACATACAGAGTGGCTATATGTAAACCGGGGAATTGTTTCGTGCCTCGCAATGACACAAAGCAGCGCATCTCCTCCCAATAATCTTTGGTATAATGAACCATAAAACCACCTCCATAAAGATTTAATACAAAAGCTATTGCCAGAAATTTTGAAAACTGTAACTTTGCACACTTAATTTTAGAACAACAATGTCAAAAACCCAAGCGACTACCAAAGTTACAGCACCAGAAAGTAATTTAGGGCAAAGCGGAAATTTCGTGCGCGAGAATCAAAAAAGCCTGTTATTTATAGGTGGGGCCATCATTGCCCTTATTGCTATTTATCTTTTATATCTTAAATTATATTTAGGGCCACGCGAAATAACCGCTGCCGATCAAATGCACGTTGCGCAGGATTTTTGGGCTAAAAAAGATTGGGACAAAGCCATTAAAGGCGATGCAAGCTATCCGGGTTTTGAAAAAATCATTACCGAGTACAACAATACCAAGGCTGCTAACCTGGCTTATTTTTACTTAGGTACCGCTTATTTAAACAAAGGAGAATACCGTAAAGCCCTTGATAACCTGAACAACTATCGCGGTGACGACAGCATGGTAGCTGCCGAAGCATTGGGTAGCGCAGGTGATGCCTATGTTGAGCTAAAAGATTATGATAAAGCCATCTCTTCATTTAACAAAGCTGTTGATAAAGCAAAAAACAAATTTTTATCCCCTCTTTACTTAAAGAAATTAGGCTTGGTTTACGAAGAGCAAAAAGACAACAAATCGGCCACAGAGGCTTACAAAAGAATAAAATCAGAATATCCTGAAAGTGCCGAAGCGCAAAATATTGACGAGTATATAGCTCGTACCGAAGCGAAACAATAATTCTCGATTTCGGATATCGAATGTTCGATTTCGGATTTACTGACTTGCAAAGGCCTTTAAATCCAGAATCGAACATTTTTTTTATAAGCAAATCCGAAATACAGATAGATCCGAAATCGAACATCTCAAATCCGAAATCAAAAAATCATGGCTACACAGCTTAAAAACCTATCAGATTTTTCAAATACCGAGATCCCGTCAGCACAACCATACCGCTTCGGTATTGTGGTAGCCGAATGGAATGCCGAAATCACCAATGCGCTTTATCAGGGTGCCCATCAAAGCCTGGTAAATAATGGCGCCCTGCCAGAAAATATTGCAGTATACCCGGTACCCGGCAGCTTTGAGCTTACATCAGGCGCTGATCTGCTATTAAAAAAAGGCGGATTAGACGCAGTGATATGCCTGGGCTGTGTGATACAGGGCGAAACCCGCCATTTTGATTTTATTTGCGATGCTGTAGCAAATGGCGTAAGTAATGTTGCCATAAAATATTCAAAACCTGTTATATTTGGTGTATTAACCACCGATAACCAGCAACAGGCTATTGATCGTGCCGGTGGTAAACATGGTAACAAAGGCGATGAGGCCGCTATTACAGCGATAAAAATGGCCCATCTTGCCGAAACATTAAAGAGCTGATCAACGTAAAAACGGTATCAATTAATACGATGAAAAAAATTATTTACATAGCGTTTATTGCCCTGGCAGTTGGCTGCACGATCTCGTCATGCTCCAATAAACTATGCCCAGCTTATGGTTCGTATCCTAAAAGTGGTCGTTAACAGGCAATTGTCATTTTTTATTTTCATTTAAAGCTATAGGGAGTTTTTTGTGTTATTTTGTAAGTTAGTTTTACTTATAGCACAGCACACTATATCATTATCTTTATGAATTGGATTTCGTTGGAGTCGGCAGATCAATTGAATAGCATTAAACAGCACGAGGGCTACAGTTTGATATTTAAACATAGTACCCGCTGTTCCATCAGCATGATGGCCAAAAAACGTTTTGAGTTGGACTGGGAAGATCTTCCCGAAGATATGCCTCTTTATTTCCTGGACCTGATTAGCTATCGCGACCTGTCAAAACAAGTAGCAGATATTTTCCAGGTACACCATGAATCGCCGCAGTTGCTGTTGATCAAAGACGGCGAATGCGTGCTTGATCAATCACATGGTCAGATCTCAGTTGACGAAGCCCTATCGGTTTTAGTTTAGCCAAGAATTTCAGGGATTTTATTAATTGAAGGCCTGTCATCCTGAGCTTATCCAAGGATCGCGCTTAGAGGCTTGCCCATCATGCTTCGACAAGCTTAGCATGACAGCCGGTGTGTTTGATCTTATTTCCTGATCCTTACCTCTTGTTTCTGCATACTTATTATAATTTATTCGTAAAACTTGCGCAATAGCTCATAAAGGGTTATTTGGTTTTTAACTACATTTGTACCATGATTGATTTACCGGTAATTCCTGCTGTTAGCCAACAAGCTCAACGCAAGCCAGATTGGCTTAGGGTAAAGCTTCCTATTGGAAAAGAGTATACACATGTACGCAGCTTGGTTGATGAACATAAACTGCATACCATTTGCGAAAGTGGTAATTGCCCTAATATGGGCGAGTGCTGGGGAGCCGGCACAGCTACTTTCATGATACTAGGTAATATTTGCACCCGCTCCTGCTCATTTTGTGCGGTAGCAACCGGCAGGCCATTAGCCGTTGATGTAGATGAACCTAACCGTGTAGCTACATCGGTAAAACTGATGCAGGTAAAACACTGCGTGATCACCTCTGTTGATCGTGACGATTTAAAAGACGGTGGCTCTATCATTTGGGCCGAAACCATCAATGCTATACGCCGCGAAAGCCCGGAAACTACATTAGAAACTTTACTGCCCGATTTCAGGGGCAACTGGGATAACCTGGCACGTGTACTGGAAACCCGCCCAGAGGTGGTATCACATAACCTGGAAACCGTACGCCGTTTGACCAAAGAGGTACGCATCCAGGCCAAATATGATCGTAGCCTGGAAGCTTTAAAACATGTATCAGAAGCTGGTTTACGTACCAAATCGGGCATTATGCTGGGTTTAGGCGAAACCGAAGATGATATTTTAGAAGCGATGGACGATTTGCTTGCGGCCGGTGTACACATACTTACTTTAGGGCAATACTTACAACCAACGCGTAAT encodes:
- a CDS encoding tetratricopeptide repeat protein translates to MSKTQATTKVTAPESNLGQSGNFVRENQKSLLFIGGAIIALIAIYLLYLKLYLGPREITAADQMHVAQDFWAKKDWDKAIKGDASYPGFEKIITEYNNTKAANLAYFYLGTAYLNKGEYRKALDNLNNYRGDDSMVAAEALGSAGDAYVELKDYDKAISSFNKAVDKAKNKFLSPLYLKKLGLVYEEQKDNKSATEAYKRIKSEYPESAEAQNIDEYIARTEAKQ
- the ribH gene encoding 6,7-dimethyl-8-ribityllumazine synthase gives rise to the protein MATQLKNLSDFSNTEIPSAQPYRFGIVVAEWNAEITNALYQGAHQSLVNNGALPENIAVYPVPGSFELTSGADLLLKKGGLDAVICLGCVIQGETRHFDFICDAVANGVSNVAIKYSKPVIFGVLTTDNQQQAIDRAGGKHGNKGDEAAITAIKMAHLAETLKS
- the ytxJ gene encoding bacillithiol system redox-active protein YtxJ — its product is MNWISLESADQLNSIKQHEGYSLIFKHSTRCSISMMAKKRFELDWEDLPEDMPLYFLDLISYRDLSKQVADIFQVHHESPQLLLIKDGECVLDQSHGQISVDEALSVLV
- the lipA gene encoding lipoyl synthase gives rise to the protein MIDLPVIPAVSQQAQRKPDWLRVKLPIGKEYTHVRSLVDEHKLHTICESGNCPNMGECWGAGTATFMILGNICTRSCSFCAVATGRPLAVDVDEPNRVATSVKLMQVKHCVITSVDRDDLKDGGSIIWAETINAIRRESPETTLETLLPDFRGNWDNLARVLETRPEVVSHNLETVRRLTKEVRIQAKYDRSLEALKHVSEAGLRTKSGIMLGLGETEDDILEAMDDLLAAGVHILTLGQYLQPTRNHHPVIDWIHPDQFARLKQFGLDKGFKYVESGPLVRSSYHAEKHLFDI